A genomic segment from Acidobacteriota bacterium encodes:
- a CDS encoding protein kinase, translated as MTLTPGTRLGPYEIVGPLGAGGMGEVYRARDTRLDRAVAIKVLPAHLSSNAGLKARFEREARAVSSLNHPNICTLHDIGREGETDFLVMELLEGETLAARLERGAIPTGELIRMGVEIAAGLDRAHRAGIIHRDLKPGNIMLTKSGAKLLDFGVARSLAASSPSGAGLTAAPTMHSPLTAEGSIVGTFQYMAPEQFEGKEADARSDIFAFGSVVYEAATGVRVFEGKTQATLIAAILKEEPKAPMELQPMIPPALDRLIRTCLAKDPEERRQTVHDVLLELKWIAESGSKAGVAMPGDVTTAPIAIPRRASVLPWLLVLTLGATLAAVAVTVMRTKPAAAEAVRLGIPAPEGAIFNLSGDVGGPPVLSADGKLLAFSAIAKDSRSHLFVRPLDSLEARIIPGTEGANFPFWSPDGRSLGYFADEKLKRVDVATGTSFTLCDTNQARGGTWLADGTILFAPSFQSAIHRIPAGGGKPVPVTTMDASKHTTHRWPQALPDGRHFLYMAASHKTGPAPDTGIYFGSVDGGEEKFLVKTLANGIYGAGYLLYVQDDTLVAQPLDPVTGKLTGEPVPTSEKVRIDTTTWKSNTTVAGNGVLVYEAAGTSGGSFVRWMERAGKPGEPITPSGVVLNTRLSPDGRSLAVEAGGPTADIWVYELQRNTKTRLTLDTADDGTPIWSHDGSRIFFASSRSGKRYEIYEKAADGSGDERLVLSMDTDVWPADASPDGRYLAFVKGVYANRTGTDIYALPLTGEKKPFLVVGGPSSDGEGAFSPDGRYFAYSSDESGRQEIYIKPFPPPASGGGRWQVSTSGGMLPRWRRDGKEIYYRKNDNSTIAGVAVEPRGGSLVTGQESDLFLAFQTWGSNSYDVAPDGQRFVVLTFGSDVSKPLAVVLNWTAALK; from the coding sequence ATGACCCTCACCCCCGGCACGCGCCTCGGCCCGTACGAGATCGTCGGCCCGCTCGGGGCCGGCGGCATGGGCGAGGTGTACCGGGCGCGCGACACCCGGCTCGATCGTGCCGTCGCCATCAAGGTGCTGCCGGCGCACCTCTCGTCGAACGCGGGGCTGAAGGCGCGGTTCGAGCGCGAGGCGCGCGCCGTCTCGAGCCTGAACCACCCGAACATCTGCACGCTGCACGACATCGGCCGCGAGGGGGAGACCGACTTCCTCGTCATGGAGCTCCTCGAGGGGGAAACGCTCGCCGCGCGCCTCGAGCGCGGGGCGATCCCCACCGGCGAGCTGATCCGGATGGGCGTCGAGATCGCGGCGGGGCTCGATCGCGCGCACCGCGCCGGGATCATCCACCGCGACCTGAAGCCCGGGAACATCATGCTGACGAAGTCGGGGGCAAAGCTCCTCGACTTCGGCGTGGCGCGGAGCCTCGCCGCCTCATCCCCCTCCGGCGCGGGTCTCACGGCGGCGCCCACGATGCACAGCCCGCTCACGGCGGAAGGGTCGATCGTCGGGACGTTCCAGTACATGGCCCCCGAGCAGTTCGAGGGGAAGGAGGCCGACGCCCGGAGCGACATCTTCGCCTTCGGCTCGGTCGTCTACGAGGCGGCGACGGGAGTGCGCGTCTTCGAGGGGAAGACGCAGGCGACGCTCATCGCGGCGATATTGAAGGAAGAGCCGAAGGCCCCGATGGAGCTCCAGCCGATGATCCCGCCGGCGCTCGATCGGCTGATCCGGACCTGCCTCGCGAAGGACCCCGAGGAGCGGCGTCAGACCGTCCACGACGTGCTGCTCGAGCTGAAGTGGATCGCCGAGAGCGGCTCGAAGGCGGGGGTCGCGATGCCGGGAGATGTCACGACGGCGCCAATCGCGATTCCGAGGCGGGCTTCCGTCCTTCCGTGGCTCCTCGTCCTCACGCTGGGCGCGACGCTCGCCGCGGTGGCCGTCACGGTGATGCGGACGAAGCCCGCGGCCGCGGAGGCCGTGCGACTCGGCATTCCCGCCCCGGAAGGGGCGATCTTCAACCTCTCCGGAGATGTCGGGGGGCCGCCGGTCCTCTCCGCCGACGGAAAGTTGCTCGCCTTCTCGGCGATTGCGAAGGACAGCCGGAGCCACCTGTTCGTCCGGCCGCTCGACTCTCTCGAAGCCCGGATCATCCCCGGGACCGAGGGGGCGAACTTCCCCTTCTGGTCCCCCGACGGGCGCTCCCTCGGCTACTTCGCGGACGAGAAGCTGAAGCGCGTCGACGTGGCGACGGGAACGTCCTTCACGCTGTGCGACACGAACCAGGCCCGCGGAGGCACCTGGCTGGCCGACGGGACGATTCTCTTCGCGCCGAGCTTCCAGTCGGCGATCCATCGGATACCGGCCGGCGGGGGGAAGCCCGTGCCGGTCACGACGATGGACGCGTCGAAGCACACGACGCACCGGTGGCCGCAGGCGCTGCCCGACGGCCGCCACTTCCTGTACATGGCGGCGTCTCACAAGACGGGCCCCGCCCCCGACACCGGGATTTACTTCGGATCGGTGGACGGCGGGGAGGAGAAGTTCCTCGTGAAGACGCTCGCGAACGGCATCTACGGCGCCGGCTACCTGCTCTACGTCCAGGACGACACGCTCGTCGCCCAGCCGCTCGATCCGGTCACCGGGAAGCTCACCGGCGAGCCGGTGCCGACGTCGGAAAAGGTGCGCATCGACACGACGACGTGGAAGTCGAACACGACCGTCGCGGGCAACGGGGTCCTCGTGTACGAGGCGGCCGGCACGTCGGGGGGGAGCTTCGTCCGGTGGATGGAGCGCGCCGGCAAGCCCGGAGAGCCGATCACGCCGTCGGGAGTCGTGCTCAACACCCGGCTCTCCCCCGATGGTCGAAGCCTCGCCGTGGAAGCGGGAGGGCCGACCGCGGACATCTGGGTCTACGAGCTCCAGAGGAACACGAAGACGCGCCTCACGTTAGACACGGCGGACGACGGGACCCCGATATGGTCCCACGACGGAAGCCGGATCTTCTTCGCGAGCTCCCGCTCCGGCAAGCGCTACGAGATCTACGAGAAGGCGGCGGACGGCTCCGGCGACGAGCGCCTCGTCCTCAGCATGGACACGGACGTCTGGCCGGCCGACGCCTCCCCGGACGGCCGGTACCTCGCGTTCGTGAAGGGGGTCTACGCGAACCGGACGGGGACGGACATCTACGCCCTCCCCCTCACCGGAGAGAAGAAACCCTTCCTGGTCGTGGGCGGCCCCTCGAGCGACGGGGAGGGGGCCTTCTCCCCCGACGGCCGCTACTTCGCCTACTCCTCGGACGAGTCGGGACGCCAGGAGATCTACATCAAGCCCTTCCCACCCCCGGCGTCGGGAGGCGGGCGCTGGCAGGTGTCGACTTCGGGAGGGATGCTGCCGCGCTGGCGGCGCGACGGGAAGGAGATCTACTACCGGAAGAACGACAACTCCACGATCGCCGGCGTCGCGGTCGAGCCGAGGGGCGGCTCCCTCGTGACGGGACAGGAAAGCGATCTCTTCCTCGCCTTCCAGACGTGGGGATCCAACTCCTACGACGTCGCCCCCGACGGCCAGCGCTTCGTCGTGCTCACGTTCGGATCCGACGTCAGCAAGCCGCTCGCCGTCGTCCTGAACTGGACCGCCGCGCTGAAGTAA
- a CDS encoding pyridoxal phosphate-dependent aminotransferase, producing MRFREIAYMSWAKAKPRVSIDLARSGIEACPASLLRLKPKDFVTQLPAGYGWPPLLAALGSRYGVAADRVFTVAGGTSLANFLACATALDGARRGDEVIVERPTYEPLLRIPESLGCRIVRLPRRFEDAWAIDLDRFASLVSARTRLAIVTNLHNPSGMRIDPATLREMARILKRVGAHLLVDEVYLECLFDRRVESSVHAGPNVVTTNSLTKAYGLDGLRAGWILGPRDFIRRAGKIHDLLGVNGVAPGEVMHLAALRRLAPISRRAHAMLDPNLAAVRRFLVSERRLEAHVPPGGNVLFARLPKGLDAERFADRLRERYSTLVVPGSFFESPRFIRVSFGVTPARLARGLGNISGALDEFEDESGLAEAKKALADPKNRKRIPWNKIKKSLPHRRRT from the coding sequence ATGCGCTTCCGCGAGATCGCGTACATGAGCTGGGCCAAGGCGAAGCCCCGGGTCTCGATCGACCTCGCGCGGAGCGGGATCGAGGCGTGCCCGGCCTCCCTTCTTCGATTGAAGCCGAAGGACTTCGTCACGCAGCTCCCGGCGGGATACGGCTGGCCGCCGCTCCTGGCGGCGCTCGGCTCGCGGTACGGTGTCGCCGCGGATCGCGTCTTCACCGTTGCGGGCGGCACCAGCCTCGCGAACTTCCTCGCGTGCGCGACGGCTCTCGACGGCGCGCGCCGCGGCGACGAGGTGATCGTCGAGCGCCCGACGTACGAGCCGCTGTTGCGGATCCCCGAGTCGCTGGGCTGCCGCATCGTGCGGCTCCCCCGCCGTTTCGAGGACGCCTGGGCGATCGATCTCGATCGTTTCGCCTCGCTCGTGAGCGCGCGGACGCGCCTCGCCATCGTCACGAACCTCCACAATCCGTCCGGAATGCGGATCGATCCCGCAACGCTCCGCGAGATGGCGCGGATCCTGAAGCGCGTGGGCGCCCACCTTCTCGTGGACGAGGTCTACCTCGAGTGCCTCTTCGACCGGCGTGTCGAATCCTCGGTGCACGCGGGACCGAACGTCGTCACGACGAACAGCCTCACGAAGGCCTACGGCCTCGATGGGCTGCGCGCGGGGTGGATCCTCGGGCCCCGCGACTTCATCCGGCGAGCCGGGAAAATCCACGACCTCCTGGGAGTGAACGGCGTCGCCCCCGGCGAGGTGATGCACCTCGCGGCGTTGAGGCGACTCGCGCCCATCTCGCGCAGGGCCCACGCGATGCTCGACCCAAACCTCGCCGCGGTGCGCCGCTTCCTGGTGTCCGAGCGCCGCCTCGAGGCGCACGTGCCACCCGGAGGGAACGTCCTCTTCGCCCGCCTCCCGAAGGGGCTCGACGCCGAACGCTTCGCCGATCGTCTCCGTGAGCGCTACTCCACACTCGTCGTCCCGGGGAGCTTCTTCGAGTCGCCACGCTTCATCCGCGTGAGCTTCGGCGTGACCCCCGCCCGCCTCGCCCGCGGCCTCGGCAACATCTCGGGGGCGCTTGACGAGTTCGAAGATGAGTCCGGTCTCGCGGAGGCGAAGAAGGCGCTCGCCGATCCGAAGAACCGCAAGCGAATCCCCTGGAACAAGATCAAGAAGTCACTCCCCCACCGCCGTAGAACCTGA
- a CDS encoding amino acid permease — MGPLGNNPVEFRRELGLLDASVVVAGAILGVGIFANPSNVARIVGTPGMIIAAWCAGGLLALFGGFAYAELASRLPYVGGQYTYLARAYHPIIGFLYGVALLFIINGGSIAAVAILFASYLDASFVPLGPIGVRAVAAGILVALTAVNAIGIRTGKRVNNALMAAKVLGVAALIALAYFGSGAPPAGATVSAPPVASWPALLLTALVPIMFAYGGWQNCGSIAGEIKDPARNLPRANVLGVLLIIVLYVGLNLAYLHVLSPGQIAGSTAVAADVARAAGGAAGARFVAGLIVVSSLGFLSVIIMTGPRLYYAMARDGLFFPRAGTLHARFRTPTFTLWFQCFMSIALLLSNTYDQLLSYVVFADWLFFGLTVGALFVLRRRDPAGDGIASMPGHPITTLVFVAAAAGIVLNSFVAYTTQSLIGTAILVAAGCCYPIVARRRAA; from the coding sequence ATGGGCCCCCTCGGGAACAATCCCGTCGAATTCCGCCGCGAGCTGGGGCTCCTCGACGCCTCCGTGGTCGTCGCCGGGGCGATCCTCGGCGTCGGGATCTTCGCGAACCCGTCGAACGTCGCGCGGATCGTCGGGACGCCGGGGATGATCATCGCCGCCTGGTGCGCCGGCGGGCTGCTCGCCCTCTTCGGCGGCTTCGCGTACGCCGAGCTCGCGTCGCGGCTCCCCTACGTCGGCGGCCAGTACACGTACCTCGCGCGCGCCTATCACCCGATCATCGGGTTCCTCTACGGCGTCGCGCTCCTGTTCATCATCAACGGCGGGTCGATCGCCGCCGTGGCGATCCTCTTCGCGAGCTACCTCGACGCGTCGTTCGTGCCGCTGGGCCCGATCGGCGTGCGCGCCGTCGCCGCGGGAATCCTCGTGGCGCTGACCGCGGTGAACGCAATCGGCATCCGGACCGGCAAGCGCGTCAACAATGCGCTCATGGCGGCGAAGGTCCTCGGCGTCGCCGCGCTGATCGCCCTCGCGTACTTCGGGAGCGGCGCCCCACCAGCGGGGGCCACCGTCTCAGCGCCCCCCGTCGCATCGTGGCCTGCGCTCCTCCTCACCGCCCTCGTCCCCATCATGTTCGCGTACGGCGGATGGCAGAACTGCGGATCGATCGCCGGAGAGATCAAGGACCCGGCGAGGAACCTCCCGCGCGCGAACGTCCTGGGCGTCCTCCTCATCATCGTGCTCTACGTCGGGCTGAACCTCGCGTACCTGCACGTCCTCTCCCCCGGGCAGATCGCGGGATCGACGGCCGTGGCCGCCGACGTCGCGCGGGCGGCGGGCGGGGCTGCCGGCGCGCGCTTCGTCGCGGGGCTGATCGTCGTGTCGAGCCTCGGCTTCCTCTCGGTGATCATCATGACGGGGCCGCGCCTCTACTACGCGATGGCGAGGGACGGGCTCTTCTTCCCGCGGGCGGGGACGCTCCACGCGCGCTTCCGCACGCCCACGTTCACGCTCTGGTTCCAGTGCTTCATGTCGATCGCCCTGCTCCTCTCCAACACGTACGACCAGCTCCTCTCGTACGTCGTCTTCGCCGACTGGCTCTTCTTCGGCCTGACCGTGGGGGCGCTCTTCGTGCTGAGGCGCCGCGATCCGGCTGGCGACGGAATCGCCTCGATGCCCGGACACCCGATCACGACGCTCGTCTTCGTCGCCGCCGCCGCCGGCATCGTCCTCAACAGCTTCGTCGCCTACACGACGCAGTCGCTCATCGGGACGGCGATCCTCGTCGCTGCGGGGTGCTGTTATCCGATCGTCGCCCGGAGGAGGGCCGCCTGA
- a CDS encoding carboxypeptidase regulatory-like domain-containing protein, translating to MCVNRARSLWTVLLAVIVLAFLPAYAGRTAQIVGTITDETGGPIQGAQVTVSGPGVLGPRSVSTDSEGRFRINAVDADQPLEVLAESDGKVAVEYHELRIKPERVNHLDLRLRSRGTHDILVLMDDRVPYHQLALDGARSTLPGHVRLMEVGEATPSTGRGILRALDEHPSAVLAIGEEAARIARAYVREIPVVHSMVPDPVVDQEMAESQCGISLVGGFDRQIERLARLDGGIRRVGILYDPSRLDHAVRGFRRAAAAAGMTVVAAHIHQPADFAGALGDLSRERLDAFVVLMDPDVYTAQNFERVRRFAHDQDIVLIVPDASMAGPGKIFTLGPGFWESGAVAGMLIRQIVEGRLKPIDVGIREATEGEVAAAKAATNVPRAWGPSPGGELPLIGATVTSASLRTGAPGGAPDGDRKK from the coding sequence ATGTGCGTCAATCGAGCGCGCAGCCTCTGGACCGTCCTGCTGGCCGTGATCGTGCTGGCTTTCCTTCCCGCGTACGCGGGAAGGACGGCGCAGATTGTCGGCACGATCACTGACGAGACCGGCGGACCGATCCAAGGGGCCCAGGTGACGGTGTCCGGGCCCGGTGTGCTGGGCCCGAGGAGCGTCAGCACCGATTCCGAAGGACGCTTCCGGATCAACGCGGTGGACGCCGATCAGCCTCTGGAAGTCCTTGCCGAATCCGACGGCAAGGTCGCTGTGGAGTACCACGAGCTCCGGATCAAGCCCGAGAGGGTCAACCATCTGGATCTCCGGCTCCGCAGCCGCGGCACGCACGACATCCTCGTTCTCATGGATGATCGCGTGCCCTACCATCAACTGGCTCTCGACGGAGCCCGATCCACGCTTCCGGGGCACGTGCGCCTCATGGAGGTGGGGGAGGCGACGCCGTCGACGGGCCGCGGGATCCTCAGGGCTCTCGACGAGCACCCGAGCGCCGTCCTCGCCATCGGAGAGGAGGCGGCGCGCATCGCCCGCGCCTACGTCCGCGAGATCCCCGTCGTGCACTCCATGGTCCCCGACCCCGTCGTGGATCAGGAGATGGCGGAGAGCCAGTGCGGGATCTCGCTCGTGGGGGGATTCGACCGCCAGATCGAGCGGCTCGCGCGGCTCGACGGCGGCATCCGGCGGGTCGGGATCCTCTACGACCCGTCGCGGCTGGATCACGCAGTTCGCGGGTTCCGGCGCGCCGCCGCCGCGGCGGGGATGACGGTGGTCGCCGCCCACATCCATCAGCCCGCGGACTTCGCCGGAGCGCTCGGCGATCTGTCGCGCGAAAGGCTCGACGCGTTCGTCGTGCTGATGGATCCGGACGTCTACACGGCGCAGAACTTCGAGCGCGTGAGGCGGTTCGCGCACGACCAGGACATCGTCCTGATCGTCCCCGACGCCTCGATGGCGGGGCCCGGAAAGATCTTCACGCTCGGCCCCGGCTTCTGGGAGTCGGGAGCGGTCGCGGGGATGCTGATCCGCCAGATCGTCGAGGGGCGCCTCAAGCCCATCGACGTCGGCATCCGGGAGGCGACCGAAGGGGAGGTGGCGGCCGCGAAGGCGGCGACGAATGTCCCCAGAGCGTGGGGGCCGTCTCCCGGGGGGGAGCTGCCCCTGATCGGGGCCACCGTCACCTCCGCGAGCCTGCGGACCGGAGCGCCGGGGGGCGCGCCGGACGGTGACCGGAAGAAGTAG
- the rocF gene encoding arginase, whose protein sequence is MPAMPRRVAIIGVPLDLGANRRGVDMGPSALRVTNLAARLRELGHDVEDRGDVHVPIPEECAVGEPSRRYAKAIQRVCEALCDKSLVALKDGRVPIVLGGDHSLAMGSIAATARVHRERAERIGLIWFDAHGDMNTPESTDTGNVHGMPLAHVLGLGDTGLTSIGGMKQKVDPAHCALVGIRDLDEREKGLIQKSGVRVFTMKEIDRRGAAAVTEEAVGLAGRGTAGVHVSFDIDACDPSVAPGVGTPKKGGLSYREAHLCMELIHDSGKLLAMDMVEDKVRLLFGARQTGKTELLRHSVRDGNTASFDLGATETRRRFETDPASFGREVRALPARIGSLVVDEIQKVPALLDEIQNLFDERMDRFQIYLTGSSARSLRRHSANLLPGRSHVFRLLPVCLWESEGPERADWPGAEPKSRRRSGRSPLQDFPAQSLERTLLLGNLPGVRSESDRTAAATLSAYVENYLEEEVRREALARDLGSFAVFLKLAAVESGRQVNLARLSQESGVPATSLKNYYQVLEETFTGFWLRPYARHGRKRLLTTPRFLFFDTGVRNAAAGLPPTRALLASEGPGLLEQWVGLELFCRATYAGIGHGVSFWRTVSGAEVDFVWQSPREDVPIEVKWTSRPGPGDARHVEAFLSAYPKRARRGLVVCRCDHPQMLTPRVLAVPWNRL, encoded by the coding sequence ATGCCCGCCATGCCGCGCCGCGTCGCCATCATCGGGGTGCCTCTCGACCTCGGAGCCAACCGCCGCGGCGTCGACATGGGGCCGAGCGCCCTCCGTGTCACCAACCTCGCCGCGCGCCTCCGCGAGCTGGGGCACGACGTCGAGGATCGAGGCGACGTGCACGTCCCCATCCCCGAGGAGTGCGCGGTCGGCGAGCCGAGCCGAAGGTACGCGAAGGCGATCCAGCGGGTCTGCGAGGCCCTCTGCGACAAATCGCTCGTCGCGCTGAAGGACGGCCGGGTCCCCATCGTCCTCGGGGGCGACCACTCCCTCGCGATGGGATCCATCGCCGCGACGGCGCGCGTGCATCGCGAGCGGGCCGAGCGGATCGGGCTCATCTGGTTCGACGCGCACGGCGACATGAACACCCCCGAGTCGACCGACACGGGAAACGTCCACGGCATGCCCCTCGCCCACGTGCTGGGACTCGGCGACACCGGGCTCACCTCGATCGGGGGCATGAAGCAGAAGGTCGATCCGGCGCACTGCGCCCTCGTCGGCATCCGCGACCTCGACGAGCGCGAGAAGGGGCTCATCCAGAAGAGCGGCGTCCGCGTCTTCACGATGAAGGAGATCGACCGGCGCGGCGCGGCCGCGGTGACGGAGGAGGCCGTCGGCCTCGCAGGCCGCGGGACGGCCGGCGTGCACGTCAGCTTCGACATCGACGCGTGCGACCCGAGCGTCGCCCCCGGCGTCGGAACCCCGAAGAAGGGGGGGCTCTCGTACCGCGAGGCTCACTTGTGCATGGAGCTGATCCACGACTCCGGCAAGCTCCTCGCGATGGACATGGTCGAGGACAAGGTCCGGCTCCTGTTCGGCGCCCGCCAGACGGGGAAAACGGAGCTGCTCAGGCACTCCGTTCGCGACGGGAACACCGCCTCATTCGACCTCGGGGCCACCGAGACGAGACGCCGCTTCGAAACCGACCCGGCGAGCTTCGGCAGAGAGGTGCGCGCCCTCCCCGCACGCATCGGGAGCCTGGTCGTGGACGAGATCCAGAAAGTTCCCGCGCTCCTCGACGAGATTCAGAATCTCTTCGACGAGAGGATGGATCGCTTCCAGATCTACCTGACCGGGAGCTCCGCGCGAAGCCTGCGCCGCCATTCGGCGAACCTGCTGCCGGGGCGGTCCCACGTCTTTCGACTCCTCCCCGTCTGTCTCTGGGAGTCGGAGGGGCCGGAGCGCGCCGACTGGCCCGGCGCCGAGCCGAAGTCGCGCCGGAGGAGCGGACGGAGTCCGCTGCAGGATTTCCCGGCCCAGAGCCTCGAGCGCACCCTCCTGCTCGGAAACCTGCCCGGCGTCCGCTCGGAGAGCGACCGGACCGCGGCCGCGACTCTCTCGGCCTACGTCGAGAACTACCTCGAAGAGGAGGTTCGAAGGGAGGCGCTGGCCCGGGACCTCGGCTCGTTCGCGGTCTTCCTGAAGCTGGCGGCCGTCGAATCCGGACGCCAGGTGAACCTCGCGCGGCTCTCACAGGAGAGCGGCGTCCCGGCGACATCGCTCAAGAACTACTACCAGGTCCTCGAGGAGACGTTCACCGGATTCTGGCTGCGCCCCTACGCGCGACATGGTCGAAAGCGGCTTCTGACGACGCCGCGGTTTCTCTTCTTCGACACGGGCGTCCGGAACGCGGCCGCCGGGCTTCCCCCGACCCGCGCCCTTCTCGCCTCCGAAGGCCCGGGTCTGCTCGAACAGTGGGTCGGCCTCGAGCTCTTCTGCCGGGCCACTTACGCGGGAATCGGACACGGCGTGAGCTTCTGGCGCACCGTTTCCGGGGCCGAGGTCGACTTCGTCTGGCAGAGTCCGCGCGAGGACGTCCCCATCGAGGTGAAGTGGACGTCGCGGCCCGGGCCGGGTGACGCCCGGCACGTCGAGGCGTTCCTGTCGGCGTATCCGAAGCGGGCGCGCCGAGGTCTCGTCGTCTGCCGCTGTGACCACCCCCAGATGTTGACCCCTCGCGTCCTCGCGGTTCCATGGAATCGGCTCTGA